The nucleotide window GCATATCTGGCCTTCTGTGAATAAAGAAATCTGACATTATTTCATTACACAGGTGATTACGGGTAGTTGTTAGGTTAGGTTTACCAATTACAGTTAGTGGTTCttgcaaaggttttttttttccccaccatGTGTCTTGAAACCATTTAAATAGGGCAATTGAAGTATTTTTGTATATCCTTTTACCTGGGGGATCAGGCCTTTTTCTGAAATGCTGGACCAAAAGGCTTAATTAGAGATAACAGTTGTGACTGACCAACTGTTATCTCTTATCCAACTGTTACTGACCTACTGATTGTTAAATagtaatgacattttttcccTCCCAGTTTTTATGGGAATCAAATAGATTTGAAATCTCTTTTCATCTCTTGATCATCTGGTTTTCACAGGTGGAGCAACCTTCCAGCACCAACCGGGCTGATCGTCTGATttaccctcctcttcctcccaagCTCTCGACCGTCCCAAGAAACAGCACCCCTCCAAAATCGGAAACAGATTCATGCACCAACACCACACTCATTTCTTCACGTTTCTCAACACCCCAGCAaccttcctcccccctctccttTTCCCCTGCTCCTAAACCTACAGTCCCACCCACAAGCCCCTTAGCTAAGCCCACTTTCATTTTTCCCCAGCAACCTGTTGCTTCCTCTCCAGGCAAGCTGTTGTCTCCAGTCTCATTGCGCAGCCCTGCCCACAACCCAGCTCTTGCTCCACGGCTGGCCCCATGTGTCAGTCTTGCACATTCCAGTGGTGGATTTAAAGATAATTATTACTTGCCTACAACAACCATcaaccagaaccctaaccccttagcCCCTACCTGGACTTACCCTGCAGCAACCAGCCCTCCAGGATTAGTTTCCTCCCTCCGAACTGACCCTGACATTTTACCGCTTTTGAAGGTCACCTTCTCCCCTTCCTCCGACTCTGCCCCTTCTCCTCCCTCAAAATCTTCTCCTGCCGCTGTGTCAAGTGATGTGCGTCAAAGAATAAAGGAGCTTCTGTTCAAATACAATCATGGTCTGTGGGTCCACGCTCTGCCCaaactcttcatggacacataCAAGACGCCTTTCCCTGAACATGTTCTAGACAACATATCTCTTTTGCTGGATATATGCAATGTGGAGTACCCTTTGCCACATGATAAGAAGAAGGTAAGTGAGTGTGCCTGTACCACAGATAACGTCCCTGCAAATTAAGCTAGTCATCAACAGCAGTGTAAAGGCATCATGGAGagtatatctttttttttcaccctcagCTCACTTGGCTCAACACTTACACTCATAATTGCCATTAACAAGTGAACCTTGCTCTTGAAGAAGTGATAGGTTGGAATGATGATTGGTAAAGAGAAAACAGGGAATACCCCAACAGTTGTATTAATGTGTCTGTCGGTACTTTGCTGTGGTCAGGCCATCCTGTATAACTCCAGCAGAGAGGACTTGGAGGCCACAGACAGCCAAGGCAGCCAGCAGTGCAGGAGCCGTCCCCTTCCCTCCGGTCTTGAGGTTGTGAGCCCTGTGGTTCCCACCTATCTTGTTCTTCCCTTGGAGCAGTACCCGTCTGTACTGATCACTGACGCCAAAAGCAGCACCACTGTTACTATACGGTAGGACACATCATCCTGGCTCACTTAAAACTATGTTACACTTAACTATGCACAGATTGAGAAACGATTAAAAAATGtggtctctctctgcaggtatGTAGGTGAGAACTATTCCAATGCCCAGGAAGCCATGGAGGAAGCCATGCGCTCCTTCTATAGCCAAGGCTCTTCCCACAGTCCTCTGTCTAACCCTGTGGTTGGTCAGCTGGTAGCAGTCAGAGCAGAGGACGGAGATGAGATGGCAAGAGCTCAGTTCACGGAGTTCAGCACCCACGGCAAGGTCAAGGTAACTTGATCATTTTGTTGATGATTAGGTTGGTAATCTGTATGATTATGGGAGAATTTGCCAAATATGTTGACAGTACAGACCAATTCACATATATCTCATTGACGTCAGCTGATGAAGTTATTCTgtcaaataaagtgaaaatttGTTTGCTTTCAGATTGTGTGAATGTTCTACTGACAAATCCTCATAGACAGAAAGTTAAGCTGCGACACAGCTTATGACAATTTTCAGCATAGACCTGTTtctgctgcaaaaaaaacctttttgtcCTTGTTTGTGCCAGGTATACTATGTGGACCATGGCTTCTCTGTAGAGACCAATAAAACCAATCTGCTGGAGCTGCACCAGGACTTCCTCTCTCTGCCCTTCCAGGCTATTAATGTCAGGCTTGCAGGTatataagagaaagaaaagtagttttttctcatttgatgTCGCTGAAAGCACAAATATTCCACAGCATATCAAATTCTATAAACAAGGGAAAAAATTGGCCAGTGTTTGGAGGGCACTAATAGCCCTGCTTCTCTTGTCCTTTTCCTCAtctttcatcttcctcctctcaggtCTAGATGCACTCAGCTCCCATCCATCGGTGTTGTCCTGCTTGGACAAGTTGGCAGTTGGGAAGATTTTGCTGATGGAGACATTAGACCCTTGTCAACAGAATGAGACGCCTGTGGCAGTGCTGTACGACACCTCTCAGGATGATGACCTCAACATCAACTCTGTCTGCCTCAAGGCTCTGCAGGATGAGACCATGAACAACCCTCTGACTGTTAGTGTTGTGGCAGTAATTACATGTATAGTGTGACACATGAGACCAAGCAGAGCCCTCTGTTATCGTAACAGCTTTTATGGGTATAGAGACAGTTgctcatgtttttcatttttcttggcTTGATCTGTACCACTGAGTGGTGCTGTTGTACCGTTCTCATATTAGTCTGTCCTGTCTTACAGCAGCCAATCATGTTTTATGGAGTCTTTAGAATGTGCAAGTGTTTCATTCATTTGGATGAAAAGCAGCTTGTCAGCTCTGTTTGGGACTGCAAGACCTTCAGTGTCATCAGTTCTTTCTGTGTTATGTAACATTAATTTCTCCATTGCCTGTAGGTAAACGTCACCTATCAGGAAGTGTTTGTCACAAATGTGTGTGCAGATGGCATCATCTACTGCCAACTGCCCTCCAGAGGAACTGCAAGACTCAGCAAGTTACTGGAAGAAACTGAGGCCTTCTTCATCTCGCAGGTAGATATGACTGTCAAGTACATAAATATCTCCATTTATCCACTTAAAGGTCCAATGAGTaaaatttagtggcatcaaACAGTGAGGTTTAGATTGTAACCAAATAAATAGGCCTCCACTCATAATCTCCTTCCAAGCGTGTAGGAGACCCTATGCCCAAACTTGCGAAAGGCCCTCTCCAGAACCAATATTTGGTTTTTGGTTTCTGGGGTATATTTCTGCCACGTCCCTTCTGCCAAATGCCaataaatcttacacactggtgtTTAACAATGCTGTTGAACATAATAGGTTTGTTTTGAATTTACCATTTTGATTCATTTGAGTTTAACATAAGGTCACTTAATTGTATACCACATACCAAGTGGTAGTTGAAAAATGATGTGATGAGGGCTGGGTAGCAAGCTGAATAGAGACACTTAACACACTTTCTCCTTAAAACTAACCAATGTTAGAAACTAGTGAGTTTTGTTGGTTGGTGAGTTTGGATGTCATCACAGTCAGTCACAGCACATGCTGGGTGCCACATCCAGACTTCGTTAGGTGACATTATGGGTTGAAGTGTTTGTTGTGCTAAGACTAGCTTGATGGCGTCACCAGTGTGAAAGTGACTGtggtaaatatgtttttatgttatgaaactgatttgaatgtgtaaaaatgccaagcagctgaaaaataaaactaaagatTTGGAATGTAATTCCCATTTTATTGAAATGGATTTttataaaataagtataaagTTCAGATCAGATCATTCAGGAACTGGTAACGAAGTCAAGGTAGCAGTACCTGTACTGGTATTGATATTTTGAGCGGTATCCAGTCCTAGATGTGATGAAAGAAGAGATATCTTCATCCAAATGTTTTGGGCAAGAGAGAGCTGTAACTATACACTAAGAGTTCTAGGGCTGCACAtctcagaaatgtttttgttgcacTTGTTACCACACCAGAATCTTTAGTGTTTAAAtatgtcttttatatttttacgTCTTTTATTTATACGGCTGATGGAATTGTGACTGTTCCCACCAGATGACGACTGAGTCTTTGGTTTCTCGACCCTTCATTGGCAAGTTCTGTTTAGCCCGCTACAAAGGAAAATGGTCCAGAGTGGAGGTAGGAGCGGAGTTGGGATGACCACTCTTTCTCAGCTTTGTAAACCATATTATTAATGTCAATTTGTAGTACACTCACAACACAATAGAAGAACAATGGAGAAAAACTGCACGTTGGGGATACACAGTTTAATAATGACTATAGCAGATACACTGACTTGATTCAGTATGAATCAAGTCAGTGTATAATGTTTTCTATGTTTAAATTGAAGATAAGGGATATGTCTTGTGAATTCTCCCttgataataattatttattgaaatgGAAGCTTCAAAGTTTTTCTGTTGACCAGACAGTTTTAGGTCATATTTGTTGAGTAGCCCCTCCTGTTTTCCTACTCTTGTTTTTAGATCGCCAACCTGTACAGCAACAGAGTGGTAGAGATCCTCTTCATCGACTTGGGTGTCCCAGCAACTGTAGAAGTCACCGAGCTCCGAGAGATCCCCCCTCTTCTACTTAAAGACTTCATCATCATCCCACCACaggtcattttgtgtgtgtgtgtgtgtgtgtgtgtgtgtgtgtgtgtgtgtgtgtgtgtgtgtgtgtgtgtgtgtgtgtgtgtgtgtgtgtgtgtgtgtgtgtgtgtgtgtgtgtgtgtgtgtgtgtgtgtgtgtgtgtgcgcgcgtaaGGAGATCACTAAGGATTTTTCATACACTGTGTATGtgaagttttgttttgtggaaCATGTCAGTCATATTTTTGCAGATCAAATGTTGTGAATCTATAACAGCGATCGTGTAATAAAGTAGCTGTTGGtaacaaatgtaaatatataagttttatgtgtgttattgttttccTTAGGCTATCAAATGTCGTCTGGCTGATCTGACAGTTCCAGAGGGAGATTGGTGTCCAGAGGCTGTGCTGTGGGTGAAAGAGGCTGTCCTGGGTGCTGAGGATTGTAAAATGAAGGTAATATCTGCAATGTCAAGTTATGTTTGTCCCTACAAATGGAGCCTTTTTAGAGGACTGCCTGATAGACTGGGGTATTTGCAGGCTGTCATTTTAATGGTTCAGGTTATCAAATAGTGTCTTGGTGCAAAAGTATGACATTTATAATGTATTGAGATCTCTCtaaatttgtatttgtgtgtatttgttttttacttgCTGCCTTTTAAGATCTTGAGGTTAGACCAGCACAAAGGGGACCGACTGGTTCATATGTACCTGTTCATTGGTGCTGACAGTCAGGAGCTGGACAAGAGCATCAACCATCAG belongs to Scomber scombrus chromosome 2, fScoSco1.1, whole genome shotgun sequence and includes:
- the tdrd7a gene encoding tudor domain-containing protein 7A — translated: MSDSESIKKMLRSVLQSSKTGVPINTLQSEYRSLCGENIPLKKLGYSKLEDYLKSIPSVVRLEFRMGEMKCFAAVCKETAHIAELVAKQKSSKKSGRSQVVNCRMRFKPSNPYLLNVMPRSSLRQPSARGASNRPASHPRSHGGYRGFSASGDYRQLDQRFSLVTPVEHRQPPAPQAVKRCVFPDREEKSLANYQKPTEEPPDKFYKLNCSKSGGYDQKLVQGRITRLLKKFCSGLWMSKLSGIYSEMFNEKLHPQVLIDLEKWTDTCMVEQPSSTNRADRLIYPPLPPKLSTVPRNSTPPKSETDSCTNTTLISSRFSTPQQPSSPLSFSPAPKPTVPPTSPLAKPTFIFPQQPVASSPGKLLSPVSLRSPAHNPALAPRLAPCVSLAHSSGGFKDNYYLPTTTINQNPNPLAPTWTYPAATSPPGLVSSLRTDPDILPLLKVTFSPSSDSAPSPPSKSSPAAVSSDVRQRIKELLFKYNHGLWVHALPKLFMDTYKTPFPEHVLDNISLLLDICNVEYPLPHDKKKAILYNSSREDLEATDSQGSQQCRSRPLPSGLEVVSPVVPTYLVLPLEQYPSVLITDAKSSTTVTIRYVGENYSNAQEAMEEAMRSFYSQGSSHSPLSNPVVGQLVAVRAEDGDEMARAQFTEFSTHGKVKVYYVDHGFSVETNKTNLLELHQDFLSLPFQAINVRLAGLDALSSHPSVLSCLDKLAVGKILLMETLDPCQQNETPVAVLYDTSQDDDLNINSVCLKALQDETMNNPLTVNVTYQEVFVTNVCADGIIYCQLPSRGTARLSKLLEETEAFFISQMTTESLVSRPFIGKFCLARYKGKWSRVEIANLYSNRVVEILFIDLGVPATVEVTELREIPPLLLKDFIIIPPQAIKCRLADLTVPEGDWCPEAVLWVKEAVLGAEDCKMKILRLDQHKGDRLVHMYLFIGADSQELDKSINHQLVQSELWQKLTAQNKNNGVDTGLSALVEKLSLSSPVPNPAVKDSTRADESPVQDTPTKTVKQPLPLPPPLELPLPGQNMDVFVPAVCHPGYFVLQPWQDLHKLVVLMGEMMLYYNQKTITVTQIEKGKIYASKIDKNWHRVLVKGVLANGLISVYELDHGKHELVRSSLLRPLIEEFRQLPFQAMTAQLAGVTQHQWSEEASMLFRNHVEKRALVAQVESVQDKSEVKGELWERKLTVYLVDTGLEDRDLWIHSIMADIGGELSSAA